The genomic region AGTCCACACCCAGACGGGTGCGGCTTCCTCCGCAACCAAGCTCGTTGAGGGCGTCATCGTCGACGAGACAGCCGTCCACGACAACATGCCGACCTCGGTCGAGGACGCGTCCATCGCGGTCATCGACACCGAGCTCGACGTCCGCGAGAGCAACATCGACGCTGAGTACAATGTCTCCAGCGTCGACCAGCTCAACGCCGCGCTCGACGCTGAAGAGGGCGAACTGCAGGGCTACGCCGAAGATGTCCTCGAAAGCGGCGCTGACGTCGCGTTCGTCACCGAGGATGTTGCCGACCGCGTCGCCTCCCAGCTCGCCAAGGAAGGCGTCTTCGTGGCCGAGAGCATCAGCTCCTCGACCGCCAAGGACATCGTCGAGGCTACCGGCGCAAAGCGCGTCGGCTCGCTCGAATCCCTTGACGAGGACGCGCTCGGCCACGCCGACAGCGTCAACGTCGAGAAGCAGGGCGACGACGACATGACGTTCATCACCGGCGGCGCGACCGCCGAGTCCGTCACGGTCATCGCTCGCGGCTCCACCGAACACGTCGTCGACGAACTCGAACGCGCGCTCAACGACGCGCTCGACACCGTCATCGCCGCGCTCGATGCCGGCGGTGTGGTTCCCGGCGCAGGCGCGACGGAAATCGCCATCGCCGACCACATCCGCTCCGAAGCGGCGTCCATCGAGGGCCGCAAGCAGCTCGCCGTCGAAGCGTTCGCCGACGCCGTCGATGTGCTGCCCCGCACCCTCGCGGAGAACACGGGCCTCGACGCTATCGATGCGCTCGTCGACCTCCGTGCAGAACACGAGAGCGAGGGCATCGCTGGCGTCATCAGCGAAGGCCAGACCGGCATTGTCGATGACCCCGTCGAGTACGGCATCATCGACCCTGCCGCTGTCAAGCGCGAAGCCGTCGGCTCCGCCACCGAGGCGGCGACGATGATCGTCCGTATCGACGACGTTATTTCGTCGAGTTAAGCGAGATAGCGGTACAGGCGCTCTAACCTGTTTTCTTTCGGCGAAACCGAACAGCGGTGCGACCGCCGACAGAGAAGACGCCGCTTACTCGTTACTGGGCTCGACGGACAGCGTCAGCGTCGCTTCACTGCCGTCAGCGAGCGCGTCGACGAGGTCCCGGTCCACGTCGCCGGCCGCGGCGTCGGCGTTGACCATCACGGTCCGGTCATCGACGTAGTCGCTCGTCCGCAGGACGTGGCTACGGTCGTTCTCGAAGGACAGGTCGGGGTGACCGGTCCCCGTCACAGTAACGGTCTGCTCGCCAACTTCGATAGTCGCTGTAATCGTCGCGTCGGCAGCCTGACAGGCCGTTACGAACTCGCTGTCGAAGTCACTGGGGACGCGGTCAGCCTCGATAGCGAGGATGCAGTCACCTGCAGGTGTCAGAAAGTCGTCGCTCGTTACTTCCAGCGTGCTTGCGTGTTCGCCGGAGACGTTCTCGTGGCCCTGTGCTCGGACCACCTCCACAAGTGTCATACTTCCCGGTCACTGCCGGGCGTACTTCAGCGGGACGACTCCGACCGGACGACGGTAACCGTCACCGCACCGCAGGCGCATTCGTGGGCTTCGCGGTGGCCGGCCTCGGTCTCAAACACCAGCGCTGGCTCCCCAAGCGAGCGCTCACAGTGCTGGGCCTCGCAAGTCGGTGTCGTCGCCTCGTGCAGTTCGGTGATCATATCTGGATAGTAGGTGGCTACCTATGTCAAAGCGAGCCATCCCCGGAGTGAAAGTGAAAGTGAAGGCGTGGGGCAAAGGATATGCCGCCACGGAACGGGCCACAAGGTATGTCGCTGGAGTGGCGCGGCGCGGCGGTTGCGCCGGACGACGAGATGCCGTCCCCGGAGGCGTGGAAACCGGTATCGGTGCCTGGCCGGCCCGAACAGT from Haloarcula sp. H-GB4 harbors:
- the thsA gene encoding thermosome subunit alpha; amino-acid sequence: MGGQPLFILDEDAQRTHGKDAQSSNISAGKAVSESVRTTLGPRGMDKMLVSDDGDVVITNDGATILSEMDIEHPAAQMIVEVAQTQEDEVGDGTTTASVLAGELLTKGEDLLDDDVHPTTIVEGYSAAAELAQDAINELVLDVDLDDETLVEVAESSMTGKGTGDVEAGELAEVVVDAVRHAKSDNGVRRDNIEVHTQTGAASSATKLVEGVIVDETAVHDNMPTSVEDASIAVIDTELDVRESNIDAEYNVSSVDQLNAALDAEEGELQGYAEDVLESGADVAFVTEDVADRVASQLAKEGVFVAESISSSTAKDIVEATGAKRVGSLESLDEDALGHADSVNVEKQGDDDMTFITGGATAESVTVIARGSTEHVVDELERALNDALDTVIAALDAGGVVPGAGATEIAIADHIRSEAASIEGRKQLAVEAFADAVDVLPRTLAENTGLDAIDALVDLRAEHESEGIAGVISEGQTGIVDDPVEYGIIDPAAVKREAVGSATEAATMIVRIDDVISSS
- a CDS encoding DUF371 domain-containing protein — encoded protein: MTLVEVVRAQGHENVSGEHASTLEVTSDDFLTPAGDCILAIEADRVPSDFDSEFVTACQAADATITATIEVGEQTVTVTGTGHPDLSFENDRSHVLRTSDYVDDRTVMVNADAAAGDVDRDLVDALADGSEATLTLSVEPSNE